A genomic stretch from Sporocytophaga myxococcoides includes:
- a CDS encoding glycosyltransferase family 2 protein: MRNVREDIYPLVSIVTINYNGADVTCALLESLRKITYPNVEIIVVDNHSKEDPGVIKERYPEVRLIRNKSNIGFAGGNNVGFKAAKGKYFLMLNNDTEVAPDFMEPLVSKLESDPGAGAATAKLIYYHSDGKIQFAGSTKINPISGRNKYIGQHEKDNGQYNHCCCTPYGHGAAMMIPKKVIQEVGFMPEMYFLYYEELDFCERIKDAGYTIWFVGNSNVFHKESATVGKLNPMKIYYLTRNRLLFMRRNVKGVKLYLSMIYFTFVALPKNLLTYLLSKKVDFAKAFMKGYLWNFKNKALLENKRIKLEAA; the protein is encoded by the coding sequence ATGAGAAATGTGAGAGAGGATATTTACCCGTTGGTCTCAATAGTAACGATAAATTATAATGGAGCTGATGTGACATGCGCACTTCTTGAATCTTTACGGAAAATTACTTATCCTAATGTTGAAATCATTGTAGTGGATAATCATTCTAAAGAAGATCCTGGGGTTATTAAGGAAAGGTATCCAGAAGTAAGGCTGATAAGAAATAAAAGTAATATTGGGTTTGCTGGTGGAAATAACGTTGGTTTTAAAGCAGCCAAAGGTAAGTATTTCCTCATGCTGAATAATGATACGGAGGTAGCACCGGATTTTATGGAACCGCTTGTTTCGAAATTGGAGTCAGATCCAGGGGCTGGAGCAGCAACCGCAAAATTGATTTATTATCATAGTGATGGAAAGATTCAGTTTGCAGGAAGTACTAAAATCAACCCTATTTCAGGAAGAAATAAGTATATAGGTCAGCATGAAAAAGATAACGGGCAGTATAATCATTGTTGCTGCACTCCTTATGGACATGGGGCGGCAATGATGATTCCCAAAAAGGTAATTCAGGAGGTGGGTTTTATGCCTGAAATGTATTTTCTTTATTATGAAGAGCTTGATTTCTGCGAAAGAATAAAAGATGCCGGATATACGATCTGGTTTGTTGGTAATTCAAATGTGTTTCATAAAGAGTCTGCGACAGTGGGTAAACTTAATCCCATGAAAATTTACTATCTTACAAGAAACAGATTGCTGTTTATGCGAAGAAATGTAAAAGGAGTAAAGCTTTATCTCAGTATGATCTATTTTACTTTTGTAGCATTGCCAAAAAATTTATTGACTTATTTGTTATCAAAAAAAGTAGATTTTGCCAAAGCATTTATGAAAGGTTATTTATGGAATTTTAAGAACAAAGCATTATTGGAGAATAAAAGGATTAAACTTGAAGCCGCATGA
- a CDS encoding YoaK family protein — MFIHHGRERTFKHNLQIASLLSFVAGIVNVAGFLSVAKLTTNITGHFAFFIDEAFKLNIVQTFLYLLFIVAFFSGSFTSGALIEIFSRKSARFVYVVPIILESIILTSTGILSYSFINNNENLIATILLFTMGLQNSLVTKISNATVRTTHLTGLFTDLGIELSQLFFYKEKEQRLKLYSSIKLRFTIISFFFLGGLFAGILYDLIQIRVLLLGAAVLIAGIIYNFKKQQPKESISLLKQNIKN; from the coding sequence ATGTTTATTCATCATGGAAGAGAAAGAACTTTCAAACATAATCTTCAAATTGCATCTTTGCTCTCCTTCGTGGCAGGAATAGTTAATGTTGCCGGATTTTTATCAGTAGCAAAACTTACTACTAATATCACAGGTCATTTTGCCTTTTTTATTGACGAGGCTTTTAAGCTTAATATAGTCCAGACATTTCTTTACCTACTTTTTATCGTAGCATTTTTTTCAGGCTCATTTACCTCAGGTGCATTGATAGAAATATTTTCAAGGAAAAGTGCAAGATTTGTATATGTAGTCCCAATCATTCTTGAAAGTATAATTTTAACTTCAACAGGCATTTTGAGCTATAGCTTTATTAATAATAATGAAAATCTGATTGCAACCATTCTACTTTTTACTATGGGTTTGCAAAACTCGCTGGTAACAAAAATCAGTAACGCTACAGTCAGAACTACTCATTTAACAGGACTCTTTACTGATCTGGGTATCGAGTTATCACAACTATTCTTTTATAAAGAAAAGGAGCAAAGGTTAAAGCTTTATAGTTCTATCAAACTTAGGTTTACCATTATATCCTTTTTTTTTCTTGGTGGTCTGTTTGCCGGAATACTTTATGACCTAATACAAATCAGGGTACTGCTATTGGGTGCAGCAGTACTGATAGCAGGAATTATATATAATTTTAAAAAACAACAACCTAAGGAATCAATTTCACTCTTAAAACAAAACATTAAAAACTAA
- a CDS encoding T9SS type A sorting domain-containing protein, with protein sequence MKNLHSFLRIVLLILTFPMISLINVFGQNFTMSHLKNVSLANPTSLQFGPDGKLYIAQQDGQIKIVTIQRNGPNNYTAISTETLTLVRDIPNHNDDGTPYPAKKRQVTGLLVDGNPSNPIIYITSSDPRIGAGSFGDVNLCTNSGVISKLFKENGKWTKIDLVRGLPRSEENHATNGLVKHGNRLLVCQGGGTNAGAPSALWTYITEYALGAAILVIDLTAIEDMPTKIDPTEKNPYKYDIPTLDDPTRPNNSDGSDINDPWGGNDGLNQAKIIPGGPVQIYAGGFRNPYDIVITKHPSRSGRVYSIDNGPNRNWGGYPVKENGTVTNNYPEGEPGSLTVNNFDGMEYIGNINTYKPGDFYAGHPTPIRANPSGAGLFTHDSIHGSKWRINKSDLPVDWPPVPESMKDPREADYYNAGTTEDKSLIYFEQSTNGMCEYLYSGNGMYGDILAVGYEGDIFRIKMTDDPIAVRNKQMPNRVNMEKGWSIGDAKPLDITAQADGEIFEGTIWIASWGKSRIDIFEPGAEIECNSGPNSPNDDDEDGYSNDEETKSGTDPCNGADKPTDFDGDLIGDFLDDDDDNDGIKDIVDLYVRDRDNGASTTIPTHYALFNYDPGTGFFGLGFTGLMSNYKTDYLNMYDPYNMVAGGAAGALTLEAVTPGDAFEDINTQMNAFQFGINVDKFSGTYMVSAAILPSYFNATTPKDDQSQGIYIGNGDQDNYIKLVINSNGGKGGIALVTEVNGKATIVQNELPSSTIPTGPIIFKFYIDPENAVVYPMYEIAKSSYSFAPITTSGRTRGAIQKSDTTLAVGIISTSRNANETFNATWDYIEVKPAIISSINWNNSSSPSNIIAYPNPTRDIINISFKDKIEQNYAIKIYNSMSKSMRETIINSDSKGKDLSVNVSDLEPGLYFMQLISKDSKTATLKFIKH encoded by the coding sequence ATGAAAAATCTGCACAGCTTTTTAAGAATAGTATTACTTATTTTGACATTCCCCATGATTAGTCTGATCAATGTGTTTGGTCAAAACTTCACAATGAGCCATCTGAAAAATGTTAGTCTGGCTAACCCAACATCTCTTCAATTTGGTCCAGATGGGAAATTATATATAGCGCAACAGGATGGACAGATAAAAATTGTAACTATACAACGCAATGGTCCCAATAACTATACAGCTATAAGCACTGAAACTCTAACATTAGTCAGAGATATTCCTAATCACAATGACGATGGAACTCCTTATCCTGCTAAGAAAAGACAAGTAACGGGATTATTAGTGGACGGCAATCCCAGTAACCCAATCATTTATATAACATCCAGTGATCCTCGCATTGGAGCTGGTAGCTTCGGAGATGTTAATCTTTGTACTAACTCAGGTGTCATTTCAAAATTATTTAAAGAAAACGGTAAGTGGACAAAGATAGATCTAGTAAGAGGTCTTCCAAGATCAGAAGAAAACCATGCAACAAACGGATTAGTAAAACATGGAAACAGACTTTTAGTTTGTCAGGGGGGAGGAACAAATGCAGGAGCACCTTCAGCTTTATGGACATACATTACAGAATATGCTCTGGGTGCTGCCATACTTGTTATAGATCTTACAGCAATTGAGGATATGCCAACAAAGATAGATCCTACTGAAAAAAACCCTTATAAGTATGACATTCCAACTTTAGATGATCCCACCAGACCTAATAATTCTGATGGCAGTGATATTAATGATCCCTGGGGAGGGAATGACGGGCTCAACCAGGCAAAGATAATTCCAGGGGGACCTGTCCAAATTTATGCAGGAGGTTTTCGAAATCCGTATGATATTGTAATTACGAAACACCCCTCAAGAAGTGGCAGAGTCTATAGCATAGATAACGGACCTAACAGGAACTGGGGAGGATATCCTGTAAAAGAAAACGGAACTGTTACGAACAATTACCCTGAAGGGGAACCAGGTTCTCTTACAGTTAACAATTTTGATGGTATGGAATATATAGGTAATATTAACACCTACAAACCTGGGGACTTTTATGCAGGGCACCCAACACCTATCAGAGCTAATCCTTCAGGAGCAGGTTTATTCACACACGATTCAATACATGGAAGCAAATGGAGAATTAATAAATCAGATCTTCCAGTTGACTGGCCTCCTGTTCCAGAAAGTATGAAAGATCCAAGAGAAGCTGATTATTATAATGCAGGAACAACCGAGGACAAATCGCTTATATACTTTGAACAATCTACAAATGGAATGTGTGAATATCTTTATTCAGGTAATGGCATGTATGGAGATATATTAGCTGTTGGATACGAAGGAGATATATTCAGAATAAAGATGACCGATGACCCAATAGCTGTTCGCAATAAGCAAATGCCCAACAGGGTCAATATGGAGAAAGGATGGTCTATCGGAGATGCTAAACCTCTTGATATTACTGCCCAGGCAGATGGTGAAATATTTGAAGGAACTATTTGGATAGCAAGCTGGGGCAAAAGCAGAATAGATATCTTTGAACCTGGAGCAGAAATCGAATGTAATAGTGGGCCCAACTCCCCTAATGATGATGATGAGGACGGATACTCTAATGATGAGGAAACCAAAAGCGGTACAGATCCATGCAATGGCGCTGATAAACCAACTGACTTTGATGGTGACTTAATAGGTGATTTTTTAGATGATGATGATGATAATGATGGAATTAAAGATATTGTAGATCTTTATGTAAGAGACAGAGACAATGGCGCTTCTACTACCATTCCAACACACTATGCTTTGTTTAACTATGATCCTGGAACGGGCTTCTTTGGTCTTGGATTTACAGGACTTATGTCAAATTACAAAACAGATTACCTTAATATGTACGATCCATACAATATGGTTGCAGGAGGAGCAGCAGGAGCGCTTACCCTTGAAGCTGTAACACCTGGGGATGCTTTTGAAGATATCAACACCCAGATGAACGCATTTCAATTTGGAATAAATGTCGATAAGTTTTCTGGAACATACATGGTTTCAGCCGCCATTCTTCCAAGCTACTTTAATGCTACAACTCCTAAAGATGATCAATCCCAGGGGATTTACATCGGAAATGGTGACCAGGACAACTATATCAAACTTGTTATTAACTCTAACGGCGGTAAAGGAGGAATAGCTCTCGTAACAGAAGTGAATGGCAAGGCAACAATAGTCCAAAACGAACTACCTAGTTCAACTATTCCAACAGGACCAATTATATTCAAATTTTATATAGATCCTGAAAACGCTGTAGTTTATCCAATGTACGAAATTGCAAAATCTTCCTATAGCTTTGCCCCAATCACAACTTCCGGAAGAACGAGAGGCGCAATACAAAAATCAGATACCACATTAGCTGTAGGCATTATCTCTACATCCAGAAACGCCAATGAAACTTTCAATGCGACATGGGATTACATAGAGGTGAAGCCAGCAATTATTTCATCAATCAATTGGAATAATTCTTCTTCTCCTTCAAATATAATTGCTTATCCAAATCCGACTAGAGATATCATCAACATTAGCTTCAAAGATAAAATAGAGCAAAACTATGCTATTAAGATATACAATAGCATGAGTAAGTCAATGAGAGAAACAATTATAAACTCTGATAGCAAAGGAAAAGATTTATCTGTAAATGTTTCAGATCTTGAACCCGGACTTTACTTTATGCAACTCATTTCCAAGGATTCAAAAACAGCAACACTTAAATTTATTAAACATTAA
- a CDS encoding O-antigen ligase family protein produces the protein MLNRDILFENVKKYGQWPLLLLFAYFLGLLFAKGGIVITAVAASLPLVLVVFAIIFSYPISGMIMAMIVGLIVNGITRYVSAPLGTSLDIVLVISIFSALFNVSYDNVKKLNNSLIWVLLLWTGFTVLEILNPEAVSFEAWFYAVRAISFYIIFLIILTFLVLKSEKLIDVFINLWMIGALVCALYGMKQMYIGLDHVEKAWLETAADTHILFGKIRYFSFCSDAGQFGAFMSFSSLVAIILSLKSNSTFKSGFYFVVAVLCFWGMAISGTRGAMFVFVGGLFYLLLTRNFRVFTLGFIAMAAVFCFLRFTFIGQSNYQIQRMRSAVNPQSDPSFKVRLENQKKLKVYLASRPIGGGIGTIGYWGSRFSPGTFLAETPPDSHYVRIWAETGIVGLMIHIFTLLFILGRGFYLVYNLRDPLLKQKMMALYAGVFGILVASYGNQVLAQFPTVVFWSISIGVIFLAPSFDTEETSKNIIPVKP, from the coding sequence ATGCTTAACCGGGATATCTTATTCGAAAATGTGAAAAAATATGGTCAATGGCCTTTATTGTTGTTATTTGCCTACTTTTTAGGTTTGTTGTTTGCCAAAGGAGGTATTGTTATTACTGCTGTAGCGGCTTCTCTTCCATTGGTACTTGTGGTTTTTGCAATTATATTCTCATATCCTATATCAGGAATGATTATGGCAATGATAGTAGGTTTGATTGTTAATGGTATCACAAGATATGTTTCAGCTCCTTTAGGAACATCTCTCGATATTGTGCTGGTAATTAGTATATTCTCTGCTCTGTTCAATGTTTCTTATGACAATGTCAAAAAACTGAACAATAGCTTAATTTGGGTATTGTTATTGTGGACAGGGTTTACAGTACTTGAAATACTGAATCCTGAAGCTGTAAGCTTTGAAGCATGGTTCTATGCGGTAAGAGCGATATCTTTTTATATCATTTTCCTTATTATACTGACATTCCTGGTGCTTAAATCAGAGAAACTCATTGATGTGTTCATTAATTTATGGATGATTGGGGCTTTGGTTTGTGCTCTATATGGAATGAAGCAAATGTATATTGGTCTTGACCATGTGGAGAAGGCCTGGCTTGAAACAGCTGCGGATACGCACATTCTGTTTGGTAAAATAAGATATTTTTCATTTTGTTCTGATGCAGGGCAATTTGGTGCCTTTATGTCTTTTTCTTCCCTAGTAGCAATTATACTGTCACTGAAATCTAACTCCACTTTTAAGTCGGGATTTTATTTTGTAGTAGCTGTACTATGTTTTTGGGGCATGGCTATATCGGGAACAAGAGGGGCTATGTTTGTGTTTGTTGGCGGTTTGTTTTATCTCTTGCTCACCAGGAACTTTAGAGTATTTACACTTGGATTCATTGCGATGGCTGCAGTATTCTGTTTCTTACGGTTTACTTTCATTGGTCAGTCTAATTATCAGATTCAAAGAATGAGAAGTGCTGTAAACCCTCAGAGTGACCCTTCTTTCAAAGTAAGGCTGGAAAACCAGAAAAAATTGAAGGTTTATCTTGCATCAAGGCCAATAGGGGGAGGAATAGGAACAATTGGCTACTGGGGAAGTCGCTTTAGTCCTGGAACATTTTTAGCTGAAACTCCTCCGGATAGCCACTATGTCAGGATTTGGGCCGAAACTGGAATTGTGGGATTGATGATTCATATATTTACTTTGTTATTTATACTTGGAAGAGGATTCTACCTGGTTTATAATCTTCGCGATCCACTCCTGAAACAGAAGATGATGGCTCTGTATGCGGGAGTATTTGGAATACTTGTAGCAAGTTATGGTAATCAGGTATTAGCTCAATTTCCTACAGTTGTGTTTTGGAGCATCTCTATTGGAGTTATTTTTCTTGCGCCGTCTTTTGATACTGAAGAAACTTCTAAAAATATAATACCTGTAAAGCCCTGA
- a CDS encoding glycosyltransferase, translating to MIAIKIILLILFVYLSVCVFYGFLFSFAGRLGGLRKYKLKEPSGRFAVFIPSYKEDEVILNSAREALKQKYPEHLYDVIVIADSLQNSTLNLLKSMPVKVIEVSFDKSTKAKSLNAALSQLDENLYDYALVLDADNIMKEDFIRKLNSVISVKGIGAVQGHRIAKNMNTNFAILDAVSEEINNHIYRRGHRVLGLSSGLIGSGMAFHYKYFKKVMATNHAIGGFDKELEHKLLRDKVKIEYVEDAYILDEKVENAEIFQNQRRRWISAQLYYFRQYFFQGLWHLLTKGNMDFFDKAFQQFLAPRVLLLGVTGVTAVLSALIEFTSGILAFPGAFYWISLFLIQTLGLLIAVPSEFFTRKNFKAIAQLPRAFIVMVLVLFKLKGANKKFIHTPHSGSSKV from the coding sequence ATGATTGCTATTAAAATTATATTATTAATTCTATTTGTTTATTTATCGGTCTGTGTATTTTATGGGTTTCTTTTCTCTTTTGCCGGAAGACTCGGTGGTCTGAGAAAATATAAATTGAAAGAACCATCGGGAAGATTTGCAGTTTTTATCCCATCATATAAAGAAGATGAGGTAATTTTAAACTCAGCAAGAGAGGCTTTGAAACAGAAGTACCCTGAACATCTTTATGATGTAATTGTAATAGCTGATTCATTACAAAACAGTACATTGAATTTGCTGAAATCAATGCCTGTTAAAGTGATTGAAGTTTCTTTCGATAAAAGTACAAAGGCTAAATCACTTAATGCAGCGCTCAGTCAGTTAGACGAGAATCTTTATGACTATGCACTTGTGCTGGATGCTGATAATATTATGAAAGAAGATTTCATAAGGAAGTTAAATTCGGTAATATCCGTAAAAGGCATAGGCGCTGTTCAAGGCCATAGAATAGCAAAGAATATGAATACTAATTTTGCCATACTGGATGCTGTAAGCGAAGAAATTAATAATCATATCTACAGAAGAGGTCATAGAGTATTAGGACTTTCATCCGGTCTCATTGGTTCGGGAATGGCTTTTCATTATAAGTATTTTAAAAAGGTAATGGCTACCAATCATGCTATAGGAGGTTTTGATAAAGAGCTTGAACATAAACTGCTGAGAGATAAAGTTAAAATCGAGTATGTAGAGGATGCTTATATCCTGGATGAAAAAGTAGAAAATGCTGAGATATTTCAGAATCAAAGAAGGAGGTGGATATCAGCTCAGCTGTATTATTTCAGGCAATATTTCTTCCAAGGACTTTGGCATCTTTTAACTAAAGGAAATATGGATTTCTTTGATAAAGCTTTCCAGCAATTCCTGGCACCAAGGGTGTTACTTTTGGGGGTAACAGGTGTAACAGCAGTATTATCGGCTTTAATTGAATTTACTTCAGGTATACTTGCCTTTCCTGGGGCATTTTACTGGATAAGTTTATTTCTTATTCAAACTCTTGGGTTGCTTATTGCTGTCCCTTCGGAGTTTTTTACCAGGAAGAATTTTAAGGCAATTGCCCAGCTTCCTAGGGCTTTCATTGTTATGGTTTTGGTACTGTTTAAGTTAAAAGGAGCTAATAAAAAATTTATACATACGCCCCATTCAGGAAGCTCAAAGGTATAA
- a CDS encoding glycosyltransferase, with the protein MIRNKNILCMALTTWDKDFVNTVVKMMSILSKQNRILFVDYEYTVKDILAALSGKQKVPVTRIIGLENRLRTVNTVYGSEIHVLTPPPVLPINWIKNDNPYRVLLKLNGNLVRGAIQRALKTLKMENPIVVNGYNPFFGLPLVGDFNELLNIYYCYDEIKGDQWYHFHGPEIEKEYIKKTDAVITTSDALFKSKSPLHQNCFVVKNGVDFDHFNSIADLKIKSPHAPRIVGYTGSIDERFDYELLSYSIKMLPEVQFQFIGRVTNEIARMALKKYPNARFMGSRKPYEIPSLLKDMDVGIIPYLKNEVTSGVYPLKINEYMAAGKPVVMTDFAKIPEFESHVWIANNKEAFLNSLRDALYNDSVEKMKARIEFSKHNSWENRVEQFSSIVERMLELKKERVI; encoded by the coding sequence ATGATCAGGAATAAAAATATACTGTGCATGGCGCTTACTACATGGGATAAAGACTTTGTCAATACAGTAGTGAAGATGATGAGTATATTAAGTAAGCAAAACAGAATTCTATTTGTAGATTATGAGTATACTGTAAAAGACATTTTAGCTGCTTTGTCAGGAAAACAAAAGGTTCCTGTTACAAGAATAATAGGACTTGAAAATCGTCTGAGGACCGTCAATACAGTTTATGGAAGCGAAATACATGTATTGACTCCACCGCCGGTATTACCTATTAACTGGATTAAAAATGACAATCCCTACAGAGTATTGCTGAAGCTTAATGGCAATCTAGTAAGGGGGGCAATTCAACGAGCGCTCAAGACATTAAAGATGGAAAATCCTATTGTGGTGAATGGGTATAATCCTTTTTTTGGTCTTCCTTTAGTGGGTGATTTTAATGAGCTCTTGAATATCTATTATTGCTATGATGAGATTAAAGGTGATCAATGGTATCATTTTCACGGTCCGGAAATAGAGAAGGAATATATAAAGAAAACAGATGCCGTAATTACTACATCTGATGCTTTATTCAAATCCAAGAGTCCGTTACATCAGAATTGTTTTGTTGTTAAAAATGGAGTGGACTTTGATCATTTCAACTCCATTGCAGATTTAAAGATAAAATCTCCACATGCACCAAGAATTGTAGGTTATACAGGAAGTATAGATGAACGTTTTGATTATGAACTTTTATCATATTCGATAAAGATGCTTCCTGAAGTTCAATTCCAATTCATAGGAAGGGTTACTAATGAAATTGCGAGAATGGCATTGAAGAAATATCCCAATGCCAGGTTTATGGGAAGCAGGAAGCCTTATGAAATTCCATCTCTTCTTAAAGATATGGATGTAGGTATAATTCCATATCTGAAGAACGAGGTTACAAGTGGCGTTTATCCACTTAAAATTAATGAATACATGGCAGCCGGAAAGCCTGTCGTGATGACTGATTTTGCTAAAATTCCTGAATTTGAAAGTCATGTGTGGATAGCTAATAACAAAGAAGCTTTTCTTAATAGTCTCAGAGACGCTTTGTATAATGACTCTGTAGAAAAGATGAAAGCCAGAATAGAATTTTCAAAACATAATTCGTGGGAAAACAGAGTTGAGCAGTTCTCTTCAATAGTAGAGAGAATGCTGGAGTTGAAAAAGGAAAGAGTTATATGA
- a CDS encoding lipopolysaccharide biosynthesis protein → MRFLKKVLSNNNILSLTGNIIAAGFGFISFALLARIFSKEDFGNWILFITVYVFIELLRVGFLQTPLVKFCSGVSEREKEKVIGSAWLFAILITISFVVLCFLLKQVMLFYIDSEGAIYFFNYFWILIIVTLPYNFSSWILQVDMKFSKIIYIRLISIGVFIVLLCVEMFLHRGKEFIVQSYLISHFFGSLFCVIAGWTNIKSIRFAEWKKVKDLFNFGKFSMGTMVGANLLRSSDTFLIGAFLGGEAVAIFNIPLKLFELVEIPLRSFAATALPSFSRLVNSKDLQGLSKKLERTAGMFSIMLLPIVVFCIIFAEYLVVLLGGEGYEESANILRIFALHAALMPIDRYSGLALDVLSRPQQNMFKVIVMVCINSLGVFIVLKSFGMLWPVAIVSILTFSAGVIMGIFFLKRDIKIVPSKLFSEGFKEIKSSVKKLKSKLNLSVD, encoded by the coding sequence ATGAGGTTTTTAAAGAAGGTTTTGTCTAATAATAATATTCTCTCTTTAACAGGTAATATCATTGCGGCTGGTTTTGGTTTTATAAGTTTTGCCTTACTCGCAAGAATATTTTCAAAGGAAGATTTCGGTAATTGGATATTGTTCATTACTGTTTATGTTTTTATTGAATTATTAAGGGTAGGTTTTTTACAGACACCATTAGTTAAATTTTGTTCAGGTGTTAGTGAAAGGGAGAAAGAAAAGGTAATTGGAAGTGCGTGGTTGTTCGCCATTCTGATTACCATTTCTTTTGTAGTCCTATGCTTTTTGCTTAAGCAAGTAATGCTCTTCTATATTGATTCAGAAGGAGCAATTTATTTTTTTAATTATTTCTGGATATTAATAATTGTTACCCTTCCTTATAATTTTTCATCATGGATACTTCAGGTAGATATGAAATTTAGCAAAATTATTTATATACGTCTGATTAGTATCGGTGTATTTATAGTTCTGTTATGCGTTGAAATGTTTCTTCATAGAGGTAAAGAGTTTATTGTTCAGTCTTACCTGATATCCCATTTTTTCGGGAGTTTATTTTGTGTTATTGCCGGATGGACAAATATAAAAAGTATCAGATTTGCTGAATGGAAGAAGGTTAAAGATTTATTTAATTTCGGGAAGTTTAGTATGGGCACCATGGTAGGTGCTAATTTGTTGAGAAGCTCTGATACCTTCCTGATCGGCGCTTTCCTGGGAGGAGAAGCAGTAGCAATATTTAATATTCCTCTCAAATTATTCGAATTGGTTGAAATTCCATTAAGGAGCTTTGCAGCAACAGCTTTACCTTCTTTTTCAAGATTAGTAAACAGTAAAGACCTTCAGGGCCTCAGTAAAAAGCTTGAACGAACTGCAGGCATGTTCAGCATTATGCTCCTTCCAATAGTAGTATTTTGTATCATATTTGCAGAATATTTGGTCGTTTTATTGGGAGGTGAAGGTTATGAAGAATCTGCCAATATTCTAAGAATATTCGCGCTTCATGCTGCTTTAATGCCAATTGACAGGTATTCAGGTTTGGCTTTGGATGTTCTCAGCAGGCCTCAGCAGAATATGTTTAAAGTCATTGTAATGGTATGTATCAATTCCCTTGGTGTATTCATCGTACTAAAGTCCTTTGGTATGTTATGGCCGGTTGCAATTGTGTCCATACTTACCTTTTCTGCAGGAGTCATTATGGGAATATTCTTCTTAAAAAGGGATATTAAGATAGTTCCTTCCAAATTATTTTCAGAAGGATTTAAAGAAATCAAAAGTTCAGTTAAAAAGTTGAAGAGTAAACTAAATCTTAGTGTTGACTGA